A single window of Streptomyces xanthii DNA harbors:
- a CDS encoding acyl-CoA carboxylase subunit beta: MTALASALDTRSDDYAAQRTALLDKLAALDAEHDKAVQGGGDKYVARHRGRGKLLARERIELLLDPDTPFLELSPLAAWGSDYTVGASLVTGIGVVEGVECLITANDPTVRGGASNPWSLKKALRANEIAYANRLPCISLVESGGADLPSQKEIFIPGGAIFRDITRLSAAGIPTVAVVFGNSTAGGAYVPGMSDHVIMVKEKAKVFLGGPPLVKMATGEESDDESLGGAEMHARTSGLADYFALDEQDAIRQARRVVARLNHRKAHPDPQPVDVEPPKYDPEELLGIVPEDLKVPFDPREVIARIVDASDFDEFKPLYGASLVTGWARLHGYPVGILANAQGVLFSEESQKAAQFIQLANQRDIPLLFLHNTTGYMVGKEYEQGGIIKHGAMMINAVSNSRVPHLSVLMGASYGAGHYGMCGRAYDPRFLFAWPSAKSAVMGPQQLAGVLSIVARQSAAAKGQPYDDDADAALRAMVEQQIESESLPMFLSGRLYDDGVIDPRDTRTVLGICLSAIHTAPYEGARGGFGVFRM, encoded by the coding sequence GTGACCGCCTTGGCCAGTGCCCTGGACACCCGGTCCGACGACTACGCCGCCCAGCGCACCGCCCTGCTCGACAAGCTCGCCGCGCTCGACGCCGAGCACGACAAGGCCGTCCAGGGCGGCGGCGACAAGTACGTCGCCCGGCACCGGGGGCGCGGCAAGCTCCTCGCCCGCGAGCGCATCGAGCTGCTCCTCGACCCCGACACCCCGTTCCTGGAACTGTCGCCGCTCGCCGCCTGGGGCAGCGACTACACGGTCGGCGCCTCCCTCGTCACCGGCATCGGCGTCGTCGAGGGCGTCGAGTGCCTCATCACGGCGAACGACCCGACCGTGCGCGGCGGCGCCAGCAACCCCTGGTCCCTGAAGAAGGCCCTGCGCGCCAACGAGATCGCGTACGCCAACCGGCTGCCCTGCATCTCCCTCGTCGAGTCCGGCGGCGCCGATCTCCCCTCCCAGAAGGAGATCTTCATCCCCGGCGGCGCCATCTTCCGCGACATCACGCGGCTGTCCGCCGCCGGCATCCCCACCGTCGCCGTCGTCTTCGGCAACTCCACGGCGGGCGGCGCGTACGTCCCCGGCATGTCCGACCACGTGATCATGGTCAAGGAGAAGGCGAAGGTCTTCCTCGGCGGACCGCCGCTCGTGAAGATGGCGACCGGCGAGGAGAGCGACGACGAGTCGCTCGGCGGCGCCGAGATGCACGCCCGCACCTCCGGGCTCGCCGACTACTTCGCGCTCGACGAGCAGGACGCCATCCGCCAGGCCCGCCGCGTCGTCGCCCGACTGAACCACCGCAAGGCGCACCCCGATCCACAGCCTGTGGACGTCGAGCCGCCCAAGTACGACCCCGAGGAACTGCTCGGGATCGTGCCCGAGGACCTGAAGGTGCCGTTCGACCCGCGCGAGGTCATCGCCCGGATCGTCGACGCCTCCGACTTCGACGAGTTCAAGCCGCTGTACGGGGCCAGCCTCGTCACCGGCTGGGCTCGCCTGCACGGCTACCCGGTCGGCATCCTCGCCAACGCGCAGGGCGTGCTCTTCAGCGAGGAGTCGCAGAAGGCCGCCCAGTTCATCCAGCTCGCCAACCAGCGCGACATCCCGCTCCTGTTCCTCCACAACACCACCGGCTACATGGTCGGCAAGGAGTACGAGCAGGGCGGCATCATCAAGCACGGCGCGATGATGATCAACGCGGTCTCCAACTCCCGCGTTCCGCACCTGTCCGTCCTCATGGGCGCCTCGTACGGCGCCGGGCACTACGGGATGTGCGGGCGCGCCTACGACCCCCGCTTCCTGTTCGCCTGGCCCAGCGCCAAGTCCGCCGTCATGGGCCCGCAGCAGCTCGCCGGCGTCCTGTCCATCGTGGCCCGCCAGTCCGCCGCCGCGAAGGGACAGCCGTACGACGACGACGCGGACGCCGCGCTGCGCGCCATGGTCGAGCAGCAGATCGAGTCCGAGTCCCTGCCGATGTTCCTGTCCGGGCGGCTCTACGACGACGGCGTCATCGACCCGCGCGACACCCGCACCGTCCTCGGCATCTGCCTGTCCGCGATCCACACCGCACCGTACGAGGGCGCCCGCGGCGGCTTCGGCGTCTTCAGGATGTGA
- a CDS encoding acyclic terpene utilization AtuA family protein has product MKEMLTGGEAPLDVLTGDYLAELTMLILGRDRLKDPARGYARTFLRQLEECLGLARERGTRIVTNAGGLNPAGLAERIRELADRLGIPVRVGHVEGDDLLATGRFPGALTANAYLGGAGIAACLEAGAEIVVTGRVTDAALVSGPAAWHFGWAPDAYDRHAGAVVAGHVLECGTQATGGNYSRFAEHAAGLFLRPGFPLAEIHEDGSAVITKHPGTGGLVDVGTVTAQLLYETGGARYAGPDVTVRLDTVRLERQGPDRVRIHGVRGEAPPPTLKTGLNRLGGFRNEVVFVLTGLDIDRKAELVRAQMDAAFDAAGSRPEHVRWELARTDRPDAPTEETASALLRLVVRDQDQDAVGRALSGAAVELALGSYPGFHVTAPPGRGAPYGVFEAAYVDRAEVPHVAVLPDGTRRDVSAYAHPTLPLAPVAQPALPEPPPPGPVRRAPLGRVVGARSGDKGGDANIGVWAHTEDAWPWLAHTLTVERLRQLLPETAGLTVTRHLLPNLRALNFTVEGLLGEGVAAQARFDPQAKGLGEWLRSRHLDLPEALL; this is encoded by the coding sequence ATGAAGGAGATGCTGACCGGCGGCGAGGCCCCGCTCGACGTCCTCACCGGCGACTACCTCGCCGAGCTGACCATGCTGATCCTCGGCCGCGACCGCCTCAAGGACCCCGCGCGCGGCTACGCCCGCACCTTCCTGCGCCAGCTGGAGGAGTGCCTGGGGCTCGCCCGCGAGCGGGGGACCCGGATCGTGACCAACGCCGGCGGACTGAACCCGGCCGGACTCGCCGAGCGGATCAGGGAGCTGGCCGACCGGCTCGGGATCCCGGTGCGGGTCGGCCACGTCGAGGGCGACGACCTCCTCGCCACCGGCCGCTTCCCCGGCGCCCTCACCGCCAACGCCTACCTCGGCGGCGCCGGCATCGCCGCCTGCCTGGAGGCCGGTGCCGAGATCGTCGTCACCGGCCGTGTCACCGACGCCGCGCTCGTCTCCGGGCCCGCCGCCTGGCACTTCGGCTGGGCCCCGGACGCGTACGACCGGCACGCGGGGGCCGTCGTCGCCGGGCACGTCCTGGAGTGCGGGACGCAGGCCACCGGCGGGAACTACTCCCGGTTCGCCGAGCACGCCGCCGGCCTGTTCCTGCGCCCCGGCTTCCCGCTCGCCGAGATCCACGAGGACGGATCCGCCGTCATCACCAAACACCCCGGCACCGGCGGCCTCGTCGACGTCGGCACGGTCACCGCCCAGCTCCTGTACGAGACCGGCGGCGCCCGGTACGCGGGCCCCGACGTCACCGTCCGCCTCGACACCGTCCGGCTGGAGCGGCAGGGACCCGACCGGGTCCGGATCCACGGCGTGCGCGGCGAGGCCCCGCCCCCGACCCTCAAGACCGGCCTCAACCGCCTCGGCGGCTTCCGCAACGAGGTCGTCTTCGTCCTCACCGGACTCGACATCGACCGCAAGGCCGAGCTCGTCCGGGCCCAGATGGACGCCGCCTTCGACGCCGCCGGGTCCCGCCCGGAACACGTCCGCTGGGAGCTGGCCCGCACCGACCGCCCCGACGCCCCCACCGAGGAGACCGCCAGCGCCCTGCTCCGGCTCGTCGTGCGCGACCAGGACCAGGACGCCGTCGGCCGCGCCCTCAGCGGCGCCGCCGTCGAGCTCGCCCTCGGCTCCTACCCCGGGTTCCACGTCACCGCGCCGCCCGGCCGGGGCGCCCCGTACGGCGTGTTCGAGGCCGCGTACGTCGACCGGGCCGAGGTCCCGCACGTCGCCGTCCTGCCCGACGGCACGCGCCGCGACGTGTCCGCGTACGCGCACCCGACCCTGCCCCTCGCCCCGGTCGCGCAGCCCGCCCTGCCCGAGCCGCCGCCCCCGGGCCCCGTCCGCCGCGCCCCCCTCGGCCGCGTCGTCGGCGCCCGCAGCGGCGACAAGGGCGGCGACGCCAACATCGGGGTCTGGGCCCACACCGAGGACGCCTGGCCCTGGCTCGCCCACACCCTCACCGTCGAGCGGCTCAGGCAACTCCTCCCGGAGACCGCCGGCCTGACCGTCACCCGGCACCTGCTGCCGAACCTGCGCGCCCTGAACTTCACCGTCGAGGGCCTCCTCGGCGAAGGCGTCGCCGCCCAGGCCCGCTTCGACCCGCAGGCCAAGGGCCTCGGCGAATGGCTGCGCTCCCGCCACCTCGACCTCCCGGAGGCCCTCCTGTGA
- a CDS encoding TIGR03084 family metal-binding protein → MSEQPSVFDDLRDESEELDRLVAGIEEGRWALPTPAPRWTVAHQIAHLAWTDHSALLAVEDPDAFAGLVAKALTAPDTFVDEGAEAGAARGPAALLAEWRDGRARLQKALREAAGSRTKFPWYGPPMSAASMATGRLMETWAHGQDVADALGVTRVPTDRLRHIARIGVRALPFAFGAHGLPVPQEEFRVELTLPSGAPWTYGPEDAAQRVTGSALDFCLLVTQRAHRSDLDVRAEGPDADRWLDIAQAFAGPPGQGRAPRGGQA, encoded by the coding sequence GTGTCCGAACAGCCGTCCGTGTTCGATGACTTGCGGGACGAGAGCGAGGAACTCGACCGGCTCGTCGCCGGGATCGAGGAGGGGCGGTGGGCGCTGCCGACACCCGCGCCGCGGTGGACCGTCGCCCATCAGATCGCCCATCTCGCCTGGACGGACCACTCCGCGCTGCTCGCCGTCGAGGACCCGGACGCGTTCGCGGGGCTGGTGGCGAAGGCGCTGACCGCGCCGGACACGTTCGTCGACGAAGGGGCCGAGGCCGGGGCCGCACGGGGGCCCGCAGCGCTGCTCGCCGAGTGGCGCGACGGGCGGGCGCGGCTGCAGAAGGCGCTGAGGGAAGCGGCCGGGAGCCGGACGAAGTTCCCCTGGTACGGGCCGCCGATGTCCGCCGCGTCGATGGCCACGGGCCGCCTCATGGAGACCTGGGCGCACGGCCAGGACGTCGCCGACGCGCTCGGCGTCACCCGCGTCCCCACCGACCGCCTGCGCCACATCGCCCGCATCGGCGTCCGCGCCCTCCCCTTCGCGTTCGGCGCGCACGGACTGCCCGTGCCGCAGGAGGAGTTCCGGGTCGAGCTGACCCTGCCGAGCGGGGCCCCGTGGACGTACGGGCCCGAGGACGCCGCCCAGCGCGTCACCGGGTCCGCGCTCGACTTCTGTCTGCTCGTCACCCAGCGCGCCCACCGCTCGGACCTCGACGTACGCGCCGAGGGCCCCGACGCCGACCGCTGGCTCGACATCGCCCAGGCCTTCGCCGGCCCGCCCGGACAGGGCCGGGCGCCCCGGGGCGGTCAGGCGTGA